tatatggtaaaggactaacttacactcacaatttctctctccttcccttccgatccccttcctcttggtggagagggggtatttatagggttagagtgtgggacccatctctgaggaccgttggaaccttatcttcttgtgttctgtgtccatcacgcgggggtcttcgtttattacttcatcacgcagagtcgtcctcgttcgttccacgggttgatcgacacgtatgcttctcagagtgtttaatgcgggtagttgaggtgcctgctcgtgtcaggcaagtgtcttctgcccctgtcacatccatgtcagtttattttctctccaccgttgatcttggcttcttttgggatgagataaagtaactcttcgggagttatctggtgctccgcagtacatcgtgttaccagtacgtctttttaacttctgcccttagatttgttcgggcaaagatccaacatcggcgggatgggcatcttggCTGTGGgaacatgtcatcatgctttgatgactttttccgcatgctctccacgtatgttcctatatacacgtgtttgatgatgaaatatgtgcacacaacaACAAATGTAtgtaaataatataataaaaaaaagattgTGCAATAATTATGAACTACATTTACCTTAAAACAACGGATCTCGAAGTCGGAAGAATTCTCTTGCTCCCACTGACATCTCCTTGGCAGCACAGTAAGTTCCTTAAAATACATAAGATATACACTTTCTGATCCAATATGATTTGAGCAACACAATACTATGCATGTTGCATTCAGAAAACACAATTATCTTACGTATATCAGACAATGGCAATAgtaaaaaagtgataaattttacCCAATCCTTCAAGATAGAAAACCAATCATTTACGACCCTGCATTATTATGTCGTGGCTCTTGTTTTCCTTGTTAACCGAGTCGGTGCAAGAACTAAAAGAGTACATAGATAAAATGAATGGGTCTACATAGCCTTAAGATGTATTCCACCTAATAATTTGTATGCAATAACACAAAAAATCACAGTACTGAAAACAACCCCGGCCCTTACCTCCATGGAAACCAACGGAGACTATAGGAGATCAACTcgcttttttgttttcttcagctGCCAAGATCTCTGAGCTTTTCCCAGTACCTGCACTCATAACTTAAGCTAAAATTATTAAGTATTCTGTTTTAAGATGTGTCATAGTCCAATAATGCATACAGTAGTAAAAGTGAATCAAAGAGAAGAACatgtacaaatttgtttattttaaGATGTGTACAACCTTTTAGAAAACACACCTTGTCATAAGAAACCACATCCAACTTAGataaaacaaatatttttagGCACTATATACCGAGTCTAGCATACAAATATTtagagttttgtttattaggaagtccttaatataaaaaaatatttaaagttCGGTTTTATCACCTGACATTGGTACACTTGAAAGGGTTCTTCCACCAGCATCATTCTTTTCCATCTGCAAGATTATTAGGACAAACATTAATGATCAATACATCCATATTTGAAATTCCAGAAAACAAAGATCACCACAAAAAAATTATGCATACCTGAGCTAACCTCTCTTATATATGTTTGGAATTCCTTAATCGCTTTCTGAAGCTGGGAAAATATACCAACTTGGCCTGGTCTCAAAAAGTGAAAATTAAGCGACAACAAATCTAATGGTCAAAAAGATAAAAAAGCTTAAGTCAGCAGTCCAATAGTGATGACCTAGTGTAACTACTGTGGTGGTACAATTGAGTAATTCGGTATTCCTTAAGTCAGGTCTGCATGTCTCTAATCTTCTTAAATATTGCAGCAAGTTCTTGCTGTGGATTCATATCAACCAATGCTAAATAACAAAAATTAACAGTGACACagtagaaaagtatatcaaaaaattATAGGATTACCAAAATCGTAAGTTGTGTATCAGAAGAATTTGTAGGTAACCGACTATTGTTCTTAGAATCGCCCCACAGAGTTTATCTAACAGGGATTGACCATCCTGGCACCCAAAACACCCAAGTTCAAAAATCGAACCCTACCCAAAACAATAAAAAGATGACCTTTAAGTTTTGATATTGGCCTGAAACGGAATGGtgaatgttgttgttgttcctggTGATGCACATAATTGGCCAACTCTGCCTGCATAGTGAAAAGCGGAAACTTCATATTAATTGAACATTGGCATATCTCTGAATTTCTGCTCCCATCAGTAAGTTTGCATTCCCTGGAAACAAAGACTGCACATAGAGTTAACATTTCATATTTAATCCTAAACACACTGGTGACAACACCGTACATCCAAACCTACTGCATATATCATAACCATTACAATAAGTTCACCGACAACAATAAAATTAGTAGAATAGTAATGATTTTGCACCTATAGAAAACAGAAAAAGGAATTGTATGTGGACATATCAAAAAACAAACATGAAGATCAAGGATGCAGGGTATGAGATTAGAGAGTAAATACGAACAACCCTTTGATCGAAGATGCGAGATATTAAGATCAATGATGCCGATGCGAGATAATAtgaaggtttaggttttttttttctctcacagaagtttttgttttattatttatgtTCCCGGATTTCTCCCGGATTTTGTTTTACTCTCCCATataaatttgttattttttttattctcccGTGTAAATTTAGTAAAAATCTTGTTTTTCTCTCCTTCAAGGAAAAATGAAACGGAGCAATTCTATGAGTGGGTGAGGGTCACCATTGAAGGAGGAGAGAGGTATTTCCACCGTGCGACGTGGGGCCTCATATGACTTAGatttttaaaggagttagatactATATCAAtcaatgaagatgaagatgaaatgaGTTCATGTGTTTGGCCATTAATGGTGGTGGAATATACTTTTAGCAGTAGAGAAACAGATCAAAAGATGAAAGAAAGCTTGGTTGCCCGTGATGTTAAACTTGATTTATCTCTCCGTATGAATTATTTGAAGAATTTCCATTTACTGACCAACAACTGCTAATTTTCTAATTAGATCTAAAAACAATGACTAAcatagaaaagaaagagaaaaaactaCCGAGTAAATATTTTCGGAAATGCTATTCTCATAGATCTTCTCCTCCCTACTCTCCTCCCTCATGACGTGTAATTCTTACTCGGCATCACAACTACGTAAAAACTTAAACCACGTCACATTATCAATCTCTGTAGagtccaaatctgttcacactcctctaacgagtgtatatttcacatattcttctgattgattgattatttaacgGATGGCCCTATTAtcctccatgtttagaatcacgaccCTCGTTATATAACTCCCTATATTGAATCAAGGGTAGAGAttaaaatgtgaaatatacactcgttaaggaGTGTGCATGAATTCGCACTCCTCATTAGACTCAGTACTTCTCTCGTTTCACTCTCATTAACTTTTCTCCTTTTTTTCCCCTCTTTAGCTTCCTTACAAGATCCtccaaaaacaaaacccttcCAATATTTCATCACTGAAGTTATTATTGATATCATCAGATTCAGATGATATAGAATGTCATACAAGAATTAAAAGAATCCTTCTAAGACCCAACAATTAGTTTTAGAAATTGGACCAGAATCATGATTGCAATCCTCGTGATGGTTTATGAATCCTTGCTTCATACCTTCAAGGAGCTAATTAATTGGTAATCCTTCGTGTTTATTTCTTCCAATCAATTCACCGGAATAATCCAATTCAAATTGCTCTGTCAATATCATAGATCTGTATAATAATTTGTCAACAGTTCCATCCACACCAATTGTTTGGATTTTAATCACATTAAATGTATTTAATGTTTCAAAAAATATACTACCGGGACCTATTAATCGAGCTTCATCAGAAAACGGAGGTGGATTTCAATGCCCTTCTATGGGTAATTAAGATGTTATGCTGATCCATTACACCATTGAAGACTAAATTTTTTCATATTTAAGGCTGCATATGGTCCGGTACGGCCCGGTTTCTttatggaaccggtccctgtacttggtgttggatggtacctcattttgaggaccggtacctgtacctggagttgtacctgtacctccggtaccgggtttttacccacTGAATCATaaatttctttattcttttcattTTCAATCCATTCAAAATTTCCAACTCAATCTCAAACAAAACGTAAATCAAACATTCAATTAAATTTAACAAATTAATCAAACGAACCCTATTTAGTTATATCTATAACTGCTGTACCTAAAATCAATTGAACATGAACCCTAAAATAATTTTCAGGTTAAAATGATTGATTAATTCAAGCATTCATTCCCTGTAGCAGCACCAACACTTCTCAACTGCAATTCAACCGATATTCATGAAAATTAACAGGAACAAGATCTTCTCTTTCTCAATTCACAGATCTATTGAAAACCCCATCTACAGTCTTCAATTCGAgtattctcatcttcttcttcatccacgATTAACAGAAACAACGCCACCtcttctctttctcgattcattAAACCTATGAATTGTTTTATCATCATAATATTATGATTCACCATTATTAACAATAATTTCAGctccaataaaaacacaaaaatccatcAAGTTAGATATTCTTCAAGCAAATTAAGGTCTCGGGTTTTCTTTAAACTTCAATTCAAGAAGATTTCAATAACGATCAGAAGAAATTTCATCAAGAAAAAAAACCCGATCAAactagaagaaaaagaagaagacaaaTACACTTGAGAGAATCAGAGTACTGAGGATAACAATTAGAATCAGAGATTCGAGAAGCACTTGGATATGACGATTGCGGCAATAATGATGACGACGACGCCATGGTTTTGCTGTTATACCCTTTCTTCTTCGATTCAGAATAGAGGGCATCTGTTGTTCTCTTCGGCAGTGGAGAAGGGGGAGGAAATAAGAAGTGAAAATATCTTGACCTAAAATGATCGTTGGGCTTAGGATTAGATATAACTTTAGTTGGACGGCTAGGATATATATTAAATTAAAGTTAAGATGAAACAGGTTGCTGGGTCCGGTACAGGTCGAGAATAAGGCTAGAACCGGTACCCGTCTCAGTCTACACCGGTTTCCATGTTTCATTATCGTTCCCTGTACCGGCTACACCGGTTCCGATACGGTTTCGGTCCGGTTTTTCTGGTTCCAGTCCGGTACAGGTCTTCttaaccggttcttgtgcagctaTACTCATAATGGATTGTTGGTATTGATTTCGAAATTTTACCGTCGAAGAAGGATACTATTTTCTACTTATGTCTGATTAGTGAAGAAGAGAATAATTGTGGTATTTGCAAAACATTAACATCAATTTATTTCCCTTGTTAGTGTTACAATGGTGtgaagaaaattgcataaataaaggaagaaagaaagagatacaTGAGAGAATATAACAGAAGAGAGAGGATGAAGTGGGAGAGATGAAACACGTGACTGAAATTTGTACACATCAGTGCCACGGCATCACGAGGGAGGAGAGTAGGGAGGAGAAGAGCCAGCTGAATAtcatttttgaaatattttcgtAAATTTTTGTGAcgtgaaaaaattaaaaacaatctCTTTCCGCCACATAAATGTCCACGTGAAAAAACGTTGTTACTCAGCTGTTATTCAGCTGGTTATATATGAGTCCGAATTTGTGTACACTCCTTAACAAGTGTGCACGTAACATTTCAATCAGTACCCTTAATTTAATTTATGGAGTTATGTAACGAGggtcgtgattctaaacatggagggtaatgaagacatcagttaaataatcaaccaatcagaagaatatgtgaaatatacacttgtTAGAGAAGTGTGAATAAATTTGGACTCGTTATATAGCATTTTCGCACCCGTCAGAGAGTTTTTCATTTTCCCAACTGTAAATTTGTTTCACTTTTTGCTGCGGTTGTAAAATTATGAATCCCAACCATAAAGTTGTTTTAATTTTTGCATTACACCTGAGAAATTATTAACTCCCGGATTTTCACTCATGGTTGGGAAATGAGAAACACCGAACCTGAAATTCGGTTATGGTTACTATGCCTTTAATATGAATCCTGCCAACTACGACTCCATTGTAGTCCAGCCCGGTTAGGATACCTGGCTTTCACCCAGGCGACCCGGGTTCAAATCCCGGCAATGGAATGCTTTTGAATTTTTCttatattttcctttttttaagcatttcttctctttttgtaAGTGTCCATCCAACAGAACAGTTATGTAGGTTGTCGTTGAACCTTTGTAGAACAAAGTACTGCAGTTTGAAACTAGATAAAATCTGTCTTTTTCCAACAGACTCGGCCAAGAAACTTTCACCAGTTCAATCCATACTAGCAGTTTTCAATCTTAGCAACTACTGCTGTAGGAGTTTCCCTTGCAGCATTTTATATCTTAGCAACTACTGCCCACAATGCGGATTTAATTAGAAAGTGCAGGCTATAAGTATAGATCatgcaaaaaaaatattgtaCACCATAACTCAATACAACACCATCATCAATATAGCAACACTGTACTCATACACAAGTCATTCTGCGAGCTTTTATTAACCACAATTTTTCTATTTTTAACCAATTGCAAAAATTCTCAAAGTATAAATTTACATCTCCTCTTCAACACTTAGACCTGTTGAGAAAGAAGAACTAGAAGCCCTTGAGGTCCGAGCAAAATTTCATTCAAGAAACTGATTAGTGCAAACCAAACAACAGGTGTTACATCAACTCCACCAAGGGGTGGAATCACTTTCCTCGTAGGATTCAATATCGGTTCTGTTGGCGCATAAACTAAAACATATGGGAATTTTCCTACAGGAAGTTTCGGGTACCATGACATGACTATTCTTATGATGAATAGAAATCCAAAACCTGATAAAAATGGTCCTAAGATTCCTATTGCCACTTTTGCTGTTGCAGGGTCCAAATCTCCTAGTAACAGCAATCCCTGCATATATTCAGATAGCGGGTGTGGTACTTCAGCTTGGACATTTGGTGGAATTGCTGATGAACTTAATGAGTTTTGTAAGCTTTCCAAGAATGGGATTGCGACTTCAGCGCTGTTAGATGCTTCTGCAATGCCTAAAAAACAGTATGTACCGTATCTGGCTGTTAAACCACTACATGGCCTGCTTTTGGTAAGACACTTTGAGTTTTCCTGAGAAGAAATAAGCATTCAATGTTAGTCATACATACAATCACAAAGTTCGAATACCATATTATACTGTCAGCGACTACCCAGAATAGTATTAACCGAGTTTCAGACGCTACAGAATTAACTGAGAGTTTCAGTAGACTACATCCAACTGTAGTTGAGGCTCCAGCCTCCAGGTTTAAATCCTGAATTCAGTTTTCCACTCATCTCTATCTAGACCATGTACCCATGTCCACTAAAAATCACCTCCCAGACTACACTAGACCCCTTTCCTTTAATCGCAAAACGCAATCGCACCAAACATTTCTGTTTCTCTAGCACACGACAAATATGTAAACATTGAAACTACAGCACTATGTATCCCATGGCGATATAGATGgtaaatttttctcttacatttcacATAATGCTATTATTGACGAAATTGTATACAGGCCAGTTTCAGTTTAATAAGTAACTGATTCTGTTCAGAGATTGATTATAGGAATAACAATTGAAGACTTACAGAGATACTGAAACTCCTTTGTCTTGATAATGATGAAGCTGCAGGGAGTcctaaagagaaaaacaaaattataaaAATGGGAGACGAATTCCATGAAAATAGATGAACACGTAGGTATCACTGAGATAATGCAAATATATTATACCTTTTGTTTGAAGACGACTAAGAAGGAATGAAGAAGAGGTCGCCATTTCTGCTTCTTCTGTATGTAATGAAGAAAATGAGAGAACAAACCAACTTTATCCTAACAGACTAGTATGTCTTCCATTTTTCTGACACGTGGAAGAGTTCCTTGGATTTTTGGCTGGTGGGCTGGGCTTAGAGGAAATAGCATGTTCCtaaatttatttagtttttgacaAGTCCAACTATGTTGCAAGGGTTTCTATGATCATACAAATTTTGAGATGCAACAAAACATCTTATTCGCATCTGTAGCTGTACATTTATATATCATTGAAAATCTCTTGAAACTAAGGATCACTTCAAGTATTCAACTGAAAGTCCTAGAAACAAAAGTTTGTTGCAGAAAGTTTAAACAAACATTGCATTGCAGCACTATGTTTACCCACTCCCAAGTTTGTACTCTGTAGGGAGTGAGGAATCTTATTCAAAGTGAATAAGTGGATTCTGCACTTGGACCTTGAAACAAATGAAAGTCTTGTAGAGTTATTTGGTAGCCGTTTTTGAAGAGCTGGAGCGAATCTGGGAACCCATCTGAAGTACCTACATGAGTGTAGTAGATGTTAGAATATGGGAATTCAACTCGAAACCGCAATGAGTACAATATTTCTAAGTATTAGAAACCGCAGGATCTTACATTGCCCAGACAATGTgaaactaataatctcaacagtagATAAAGCCATTAGTCAGACAAATGATAATATCGACTGTAATGAAGACCACTGGTAAAAACAACACAGGTTTAGTCCAAGGTGCACCCAGAAATCAAGAACTCTACTGTTTAAAAAATACTGGTAAAAACAACACAGGTTTAGACCGAGGTCCACCCGGAAATCAAGAACTCTACAATTTAAAAAATGAATGACCATTAAATAGACAACATGAAAGCTATTGTAAACCCCTTACTTTACTATATGGGTGTCGGTGTCACTGTAGTACAATGGTAAACTCACTGGGTGATGACACCAGTGACTTGAGTTCAAAAcccgccagcaccaaattctttaccgatcaaaaacaCCCTTAATATATGGGTCATACATTAAAAAATCTTAGAAAATGGATCCTTTATTaatgaacgattttttagggaccatggtttttttgaggggaccatggttttattaggccaccttccctatagttataaggggtgtccgaaagcattgaaatgactaacctacccttaacctaatttaatttaaaaccaacccaataaccacctatatatatatatatatatatatatatatatatatatatataaccaccNNNNNNNNNNNNNNNNNNNNNNNNNNNNNNNNNNNNNNNNNNNNNNNNNNNNNNNNNNNNNNNNNNNNNNNNNNNNNNNNNNNNNNNNNNNNNNNNNNNNNNNNNNNNNNNNNNNNNNNNNNNNNNNNNNNNNNNNNNNNNNNNNNNNNNNNNNNNNNNNNNNNNNNNNNNNNNNNNNNNNNNNNNNNNNNNNNNNNNNNNNNNNNNNNNNNNNNNNNNNNNNNNNNNNNNNNNNNNNNNNNNNNNNNNNNNNNNNNNNNNNNNNNNgattatcaccaccaccaaccaccgattaccaccaccaccaccgcccaccaccgccgattaccaccaccaccacctccgattattaccaccaccacctctgattaccaccaccacctctgattaccaccaccaccactatatatatatatagcttaatttaaaacattaacaaagatattctcacaaaccctttacttgtcattcgtttttggttgaataaatgagaagtaatcattaaaatgagttgaaaatggaagttgcagagaggtttaatggagggtttttttcatagaaaagttcggttatcacgaattaattttttcttaaccgaactctgagttcggttgattcgcaaaaaaatacttttaaccgaactccttgtattagaacaacacaagcccataagttcggttccttcgcaaaataaggatatcaccgaactttagtttacgaaaataatgagaagtccacaagttcggtttgttcgcaaaaatgttaagttttctttgtaaccgaactctacctttgaaacttcgtaaccgaactctacctaattcgccaagaaataaatttcgtagtaaccgaacgtttgcctaattgcatatatgcatatataagcccagtttggTTGATTcgaaaaatatgttgaagtttgcgaaccaac
This genomic stretch from Papaver somniferum cultivar HN1 chromosome 5, ASM357369v1, whole genome shotgun sequence harbors:
- the LOC113282592 gene encoding protein COFACTOR ASSEMBLY OF COMPLEX C SUBUNIT B CCB3, chloroplastic-like, with amino-acid sequence MATSSSFLLSRLQTKGLPAASSLSRQRSFSISENSKCLTKSRPCSGLTARYGTYCFLGIAEASNSAEVAIPFLESLQNSLSSSAIPPNVQAEVPHPLSEYMQGLLLLGDLDPATAKVAIGILGPFLSGFGFLFIIRIVMSWYPKLPVGKFPYVLVYAPTEPILNPTRKVIPPLGGVDVTPVVWFALISFLNEILLGPQGLLVLLSQQV